A segment of the Candidatus Microthrix subdominans genome:
CGTCGACGGGCTCGCCATCCAGCAGTACCTGGTCCATGCACTTCTTGATGGCCTGACGCACCTGGTCGTAGGGCCCGATGACCGGGCCGGGGAAGTCGGTGTTGATGCCGGCCAGCACCTCGTAGGCCACCTTCTGCCAGCGGCCGCCCAGCGACGACGTCCAGGCCTCCTGCAGCCTGGGGTCCTCGGCTGCGGCCTTGCTGACCGGGGCCGTCGAGCCATCGACACCCCACTGCACCTGGGAGTCGATGGAGTTGAGGAACTTCATGAAGTCCCACGCAGCTGCCTGTTGCTCGTCGGGCACCGTGTTGGTCATGTACCAGACCTGCCCGCCCACCTGACCCCGGCCTGCCTCCTCGACACCGGGATAGGGACCTACCCCGATGTCCAGGTCGAGTTGCAGGCCGGGCGGAAGCTCAACACCGAGATCCGCTTTGAGGTCCTCGGCCGCCACCGTGCCCTCGATGACTCCGGCCACGGTCGATGCCGCCGCCGAGGAGTCGACGACGAACGACGACTGGCGGCCTGCCATGGCCAGCAGGTGATCGGCATTGGCCTCGGCGCCGGGCGTGACGTCGAGCAGGCCCTCCGTCTTCGCCTCCTGGAGCGTGGTGAGGATGTTGCGTGTGACCGGATTGTCGAACTTCGACTCGGTGGCCCAGGTGCCGCTTCGGCCGTTGTCCTCGTTCACCAGTTCCTGCCCGGCGCCGGACAGCCACCATTCCAGCAGAAACGCCTGCGCCTTGAACACCATCGGCCTGTCCACCCCGGGGACGTTGGCCGCCTTGATGGCGCGGGCCGCGATGATCATCTCGTCAATGGTCTCCGGCGGGTCGTCGGGGTCGAGACCAGCCGCCTGGAAGTGCTCCCGGTTGAGGTAGATCAGCGCCGTGTAGGTGGTGAACGCCGCCGGCCACAGCTGATCGTCGATGGTGTAGGAAGCGGGGACGATCGGCAGGAAGTCCTCCCGGATCTTCTCCGCCGCAGGGTCGGCCTCGAAGCACGCCTCGGCCGGGAGGAAGAGGCCGCTGTCGGCGATCCAACGGGTTTTGGTGTCGTCGGGCACCACCAGGGCGGGAAGGGAACGGTCGGGGGCGGCCTGTTCGATCTTGCGGTGCAGCTCCTGGGGGCCGACACCCTGGCTTTCCACGGTGACCTTCACCTGGTCCTGGGAGGAATTGTACTGATCGGCCAGGGATTCGAGCGTGCGCTTGGCGAGCGCGACGTAGCTGTGCCACACCGTGATCTCCACCGGGCCGTCCGCCTGCTCAAGTGCCTCGACGGGACAGGTCACCTCGCCACCATCTGCCGATGACGTCGCGTCGGATCCGCCGCACGAAGCGGCGACCATGACGGCCGTCAGCACCGCAGCGATGCCCCGGCGATACCGCCTGGTCGTTCCTGATCGTTGCACTTGGTTCCTCCTGGGTCAGCCCTTCACCGCTCCGGCGGTGAGGCCTCGAATGATCTGTCGCTGGAACACCACCAGAAGCGCCAGGATGGGAAGCGAGGCAATGATCGCCGCCGCCACCCCCACGTTGAAGCGCTCCGGTCGTTGCACGCTGATGCTTCGCAGCGTCACCTGGATGGTCTCCCAGCGTTCCTGGGTGGTTGCCGTCCTGGGCCACAGGTACTGGTTCCAGGCGGCGAGGGCCGTGATCAGCGTGAACGAGGCGATAATCGGCCGGTTCACCGGGATGGCGACGCGCCGCAGGAAAGCGAAGTGCCCGAACCCGTCGATCCGCGCCGCATCGCGCAGTTCGGAGGGGACCCCGAGGAACCCCTGGCGGATCAGGAAGATGCCGAAGGCCGAGGCCAGGAACGGTGCGCTGAGGCCTTGAGCCGAGTCGAGCCACCCGAGCTCTCGGATGGTGCGCACGTTGGCGATCAGGGTGACCTCGACGGGCAGCAGCAGCGAGGCGAGCAACACGACGAACAGCGTGTTCTTGAAGGGGAAACGCACAAAGGCGAACGAGTAGGCGGCCAGCACGGAGGTCACCAGCTGGAACACGGTGATGATGGCGGTGACCAGGAGCGTCAAGGCCATCGACCGTCCCAGGTCGCCATCGGACCCGCGGTCGAGAAGACCCCCCAGTCGATGGAGACCGGGTAGAGCGGCTGGCCCTCCTCGATGTAGATGAAGGGCTCGGAGAGGGCGCGCACGATGGTCATCCACACGGGGAACAAGATGATGAGCGACAACCCCGTCAGCAGCAGATACCAGCCCGCCACGGACACCCGCGTGCGGCGACGGGTCGCCGAGGACTCATTCGCCATAGTGAACCCGCCGGTTGAGGATCGTGAGCTGGATCAGGGTCACGATAAACGTGAGGCCGAACAGGCCAAGCGCCATCACCGAACCCTCGCTGATGAGGCTTGGTCCCTGGCGGTTGAAGATCTTGAACACCAGCGTTTCGGTGCTGCCGGCGGGGTCCCCGTTGGTGAGGATCTCCATCGGGGCGAAGGCCTGGAAGCCGAAGATCATCAGCACCACGACCAGAAACAACAGGGTGGGTGAGATCAGCGGAAGCGTCACCTTGAACAGCCGGCGGACCGGCCCGAAGCCGTCCAGCTGCGCGGCCTCCATGAGCTGGTCGGGTACCGCCTGGAGGCCGGCCAGCACGATCACGAAGGTCAGGCCGATGTTCTGCCAGATGGAGGTGAGCGAGACACCCCGCAGGGCACTGTCCGACTTCGACAGATCGATGAAACTCACCTGGCCGAACTTGCCGATCTTCGGATTGACCAGGCCGAAGAACACCACCGCTGCGACCGCTACCGAGGTGGCCACCGTCGAGGCGAAGATGGCCTGAAACGCCTTGATGCCCCGCAGCCGCCGGTGCGCCACGAGGGCCAGCAGCAAGCCCAACACCAGGCCCGTCGGTACCGTGTAGATGAGGTACTTGACCGTGATCCACAGTCCGTCCCGGAACTCCTCTCCTCCGAGCACGTCGGTGATGTTGGACGGGCCGACGTATACCTCGCCGGTCCCAAACCGGTTGGGCCGGTACAGCGAGAAGCGCACCAGGCGGTACAGCGGGTAGTAGGCGAACACGCCCAGGAGCGCGAAGGCGGGCAGCAGGAGCGAGTATCCGAACAGGGCCTCACGCAGTGCCGACTTACGTCGCCTCATGCCAGACGTCCCCCGCTCTCGGCTTCGAAGATGTGGAGCTGTCCCGGATCCGGCCGGAGCCGCATCGAGGTCCCCACCTCCACGATCGGCACGTCGCTGGACGCCCGGACGATGAGCAGCTGGTTGGCCACCTCGCAGATGACGTGCTGTTCGTGACCCAGCATTTCCACATTGCGCACGACCGCGTCGAGCGGGCCGTCCGCGTCGATGCGGAGGTGCTCGGGCCGGACCCCAACGACGATTCGCTGGTCGGCCGACACCGGCACGTCAGGCGGTAGTGGCAGCGCCACATCACCCACCCGGGCCACGTACCCTTCGCCGACCTGGCCCACCGTGGCGTCGAGCGTGTTCATGGGGGGACTGCCGATGAAGCGGGCCACGAAGAGGTTGGCCGGACGCTGGTAGACCTCCTGGGGGCGCCCCACCTGTTGCAGCCGGCCCTCGACGAGGATGGCGATGCGGCTGGCCATGGTCATGGCCTCAACCTGGTCGTGGGTGACGTAGACGAAGGTGGTCTCCAGCCGACGCCACAGTTCGACGAGCTCGAGACGCGTCTGGGTTCGCAGCTTGGCGTCCAAGTTGGAAAGCGGCTCGTCCATGAGGAACACGCGTGGACGACGCACAATGGCGCGCGCCAGCGCAACCCGTTGGCGTTGCCCTCCCGAGAGGGCAGCCGGCTTGCGGTCCAGATAGTCACCAAGGTCGAGCGTGGCCGCGGTTTCGACCACCCTCGACCGGCGCTCGGCGGCGTCGAGCCGACGGGGTGTGCCACCGTCCACCGAGACATGCCGGCTCAGGAGTGGCGCTTCGATGTTCTTGAAGACGGTCATGTGCGGATAGAGCGCGTAGCTCTGGAAGACCATGGCGATGTCGCGGTCTCCCGGATCGACTCCGTTCACCACCTCCTCGCCGATGCTCACCGTTCCGCTGGTCGGCTCGTCGAGCCCCGCGATCATGCGCAGCGCCGTCGACTTGCCACAGCCGGAGGGGCCCAACAGCACGAGCAGCTCGCGGTCTTCGATGTCGAGTGTCAGGTCATCGACCGCAACGACGTCACCGAAGCGTTTCGTGACCTCGTGGAATGAAATACCGGCCATGACCCTCCCCTTGAGGCCGGGAGACTACCAACAGCGGCCATATCGCACCGGCGGTCGCCAGTAGTCTCAGGTATGCCCCTGGTTGCGGTAGCGCCGCTGCCGCCTCTGGACGAGCACTCCCTGTTGGTGCTGTGGTGTCAGATCCTGGTCGTCTTGTTCTTCGCCCGGGCTGGTGGTTACGCCGCCCGCCGCATCGGCATGCCGCGGGTGATCGGCGAATTGCTCGCCGGCGTCGTGCTGGGGCCGTCGCTGTTTGGACACCTCTGGCCGACGGGGTTCGCCTGGCTGTTCCCTGCCAGCGAGCGCCAGGCGGGTCTGCTGCTGGGCCTGGCTTGGGTCGGCATCGTCTTTTTGCTCGGTACGACGGGTGCCGAGGTCGACCTGTCGACGATCAGAAGCCAAGGCCGGGCGGCGATCTTCGTGACCGTCGGGAGTCTGGGCATGCCGCTGGTGGTGGGGGCGGTGGTCGGCTCGCTGCTGCCGGACTTCTTTGTGGGCGCCGGCGCGGCGCGGGCCGTCTTCTTGATGTTCTTCGCCGTGGCGTTCGCCATCTCGTCGCTCCCGGTCGCCGCCCGCATCCTGAGTGATCTGGGGCTGATCGACCGTCCCTTCGCCCAGGTCGCGCTCGGCGTCGCCACCGTCAACGACATCGTGGGCTGGCTGCTGCTCGGGGTAGTGGTGGGTATCGCCGAGTCGGGCTCCTTCGAGCTGGCCCCGCTGGTGACCGCGGTCGCGGCGGTGACCGTGACCGGGGTGGTGGTGATCCGTTACGGGCCTGGGGCCCTCGATCGCATATCGCTGGCGGTCGAGCGACGCTCAGGCGGGCCCGCCGCCGAGATCAGCCTGGTGGCGTTGACGCTGGTGGCGGTGGGAACGATCACCCAGGCGGTTGGCATCGAGGTGGTGATCGGTGCGTTCATCGCCGGCATCGCCATTGGGGGCAGCCGACTGGCGCGCAGCGAGGGCTTTCAAGCGATGGAGTGGGCCACCAACGGCATCTTCGCACCCCTGTTCTTCGCCGTGGCGGGCATTCGTGTCGACCTGACCCAGCTCGCCGACCCCGAGGTGGCGTTGTGGGCGATCGTCGTCAC
Coding sequences within it:
- a CDS encoding extracellular solute-binding protein — protein: MQRSGTTRRYRRGIAAVLTAVMVAASCGGSDATSSADGGEVTCPVEALEQADGPVEITVWHSYVALAKRTLESLADQYNSSQDQVKVTVESQGVGPQELHRKIEQAAPDRSLPALVVPDDTKTRWIADSGLFLPAEACFEADPAAEKIREDFLPIVPASYTIDDQLWPAAFTTYTALIYLNREHFQAAGLDPDDPPETIDEMIIAARAIKAANVPGVDRPMVFKAQAFLLEWWLSGAGQELVNEDNGRSGTWATESKFDNPVTRNILTTLQEAKTEGLLDVTPGAEANADHLLAMAGRQSSFVVDSSAAASTVAGVIEGTVAAEDLKADLGVELPPGLQLDLDIGVGPYPGVEEAGRGQVGGQVWYMTNTVPDEQQAAAWDFMKFLNSIDSQVQWGVDGSTAPVSKAAAEDPRLQEAWTSSLGGRWQKVAYEVLAGINTDFPGPVIGPYDQVRQAIKKCMDQVLLDGEPVDEAVKEADATITAALESYNEDVEASG
- a CDS encoding cation:proton antiporter — protein: MPLVAVAPLPPLDEHSLLVLWCQILVVLFFARAGGYAARRIGMPRVIGELLAGVVLGPSLFGHLWPTGFAWLFPASERQAGLLLGLAWVGIVFLLGTTGAEVDLSTIRSQGRAAIFVTVGSLGMPLVVGAVVGSLLPDFFVGAGAARAVFLMFFAVAFAISSLPVAARILSDLGLIDRPFAQVALGVATVNDIVGWLLLGVVVGIAESGSFELAPLVTAVAAVTVTGVVVIRYGPGALDRISLAVERRSGGPAAEISLVALTLVAVGTITQAVGIEVVIGAFIAGIAIGGSRLARSEGFQAMEWATNGIFAPLFFAVAGIRVDLTQLADPEVALWAIVVTLAATAAKVVGSYAGGRAGGVDRRDSLGLGASLNARGALEIVVATVGLSLGVIDTRAYTVIVVMALVTTALTGPVLKRLYPDAPQRDVTQPPIEPSQR
- a CDS encoding ABC transporter ATP-binding protein, coding for MAGISFHEVTKRFGDVVAVDDLTLDIEDRELLVLLGPSGCGKSTALRMIAGLDEPTSGTVSIGEEVVNGVDPGDRDIAMVFQSYALYPHMTVFKNIEAPLLSRHVSVDGGTPRRLDAAERRSRVVETAATLDLGDYLDRKPAALSGGQRQRVALARAIVRRPRVFLMDEPLSNLDAKLRTQTRLELVELWRRLETTFVYVTHDQVEAMTMASRIAILVEGRLQQVGRPQEVYQRPANLFVARFIGSPPMNTLDATVGQVGEGYVARVGDVALPLPPDVPVSADQRIVVGVRPEHLRIDADGPLDAVVRNVEMLGHEQHVICEVANQLLIVRASSDVPIVEVGTSMRLRPDPGQLHIFEAESGGRLA
- a CDS encoding carbohydrate ABC transporter permease — encoded protein: MALTLLVTAIITVFQLVTSVLAAYSFAFVRFPFKNTLFVVLLASLLLPVEVTLIANVRTIRELGWLDSAQGLSAPFLASAFGIFLIRQGFLGVPSELRDAARIDGFGHFAFLRRVAIPVNRPIIASFTLITALAAWNQYLWPRTATTQERWETIQVTLRSISVQRPERFNVGVAAAIIASLPILALLVVFQRQIIRGLTAGAVKG
- a CDS encoding sugar ABC transporter permease: MRRRKSALREALFGYSLLLPAFALLGVFAYYPLYRLVRFSLYRPNRFGTGEVYVGPSNITDVLGGEEFRDGLWITVKYLIYTVPTGLVLGLLLALVAHRRLRGIKAFQAIFASTVATSVAVAAVVFFGLVNPKIGKFGQVSFIDLSKSDSALRGVSLTSIWQNIGLTFVIVLAGLQAVPDQLMEAAQLDGFGPVRRLFKVTLPLISPTLLFLVVVLMIFGFQAFAPMEILTNGDPAGSTETLVFKIFNRQGPSLISEGSVMALGLFGLTFIVTLIQLTILNRRVHYGE